From one Candidatus Zixiibacteriota bacterium genomic stretch:
- a CDS encoding enoyl-CoA hydratase/isomerase family protein (Catalyzes the reversible hydration of unsaturated fatty acyl-CoA to beta-hydroxyacyl-CoA): protein MSDYSTIKYDQDGKVARITFCRPEIHNAFNSTMINELYDLFMKLKTDSTVRVVVLTGEGKSYCAGADLNWMRAVKDYSYEQNLKESLELAALFRLIYEFPRPVIGRINGAAIGGGTGFVAVTDIAVAAGVAMFSFSEVKIGVVPACISPYVVKRVGEGRAREFFLTGERLTALRANEAGLVNRVVENDKLDSEVEAIVGQILTSGPDALAVCKTLLHKIADQNMDEAEKYTAEVIADLRKSPEGQEGMDAFLNKRKPNWVE, encoded by the coding sequence ATGTCTGATTACAGTACGATAAAATACGATCAGGACGGCAAGGTGGCGCGAATAACATTTTGCCGTCCCGAGATACACAACGCCTTCAACTCGACCATGATAAACGAACTCTATGATCTCTTCATGAAATTGAAAACTGACAGCACCGTTCGGGTCGTGGTCCTGACAGGAGAAGGCAAATCCTACTGCGCCGGGGCTGACCTGAACTGGATGCGCGCGGTGAAGGATTACTCTTACGAACAGAACCTCAAGGAGTCGCTCGAGCTGGCGGCTTTGTTTCGGCTGATCTATGAATTCCCGCGTCCGGTCATCGGCCGTATTAACGGCGCGGCTATCGGCGGGGGCACCGGTTTTGTAGCCGTGACAGATATCGCGGTGGCGGCCGGTGTGGCGATGTTTTCATTTTCTGAAGTCAAAATCGGCGTGGTTCCGGCCTGTATCTCGCCCTACGTCGTCAAACGTGTGGGAGAAGGTCGTGCCCGTGAATTCTTCCTGACCGGTGAAAGGCTGACTGCGTTGCGTGCCAACGAGGCCGGGCTTGTCAACCGTGTGGTCGAAAATGACAAGCTCGACAGCGAAGTCGAGGCTATAGTCGGTCAGATTCTGACATCCGGCCCGGATGCTCTGGCGGTCTGTAAGACTCTGCTACATAAGATCGCCGATCAGAATATGGACGAGGCCGAGAAATACACCGCCGAGGTGATTGCCGACCTGCGCAAATCGCCAGAGGGACAGGAAGGGATGGACGCCTTTTTGAACAAGCGCAAACCGAATTGGGTGGAGTAG